Proteins encoded by one window of Blautia faecicola:
- a CDS encoding RNA-binding S4 domain-containing protein has protein sequence MEIIKLRDEYIKLGQALKAANLVEDGVEAKLVIQDGLVKVNNEVDIRRGRKLYDGDVVSFDGQELRIEK, from the coding sequence ATGGAAATAATTAAACTGAGAGACGAGTATATCAAGCTCGGTCAGGCGCTGAAAGCAGCGAACCTGGTGGAAGACGGCGTGGAAGCCAAACTGGTGATCCAGGATGGTTTAGTAAAGGTAAACAACGAGGTTGACATAAGACGGGGACGTAAATTGTACGACGGAGATGTGGTTTCTTTTGACGGACAGGAACTGCGGATTGAAAAATAA